A stretch of DNA from Aliarcobacter thereius LMG 24486:
ACTTGTTCCTGGAATTAAAGCAAAAATTTGTGCAAAACCAATCCACATTGCTTGTTTTAAAGATACATCTTCTACATCATTTATATGACTCTTTTTCTCATCATAAAATTTTTCAACTATTAAAAATATAATACCACCAATTATAAACATCCAAGCTACAATTTGAATTGAAAATAGGGCTTTTATTTGATTAGAAAATATAAAACCAACAATACCAATAGGAATAAAAGCTAAAAAGATTTTTGTCCATAAATTAATATGTTTAAAAGTAAATTTAGAAGGATAAACAAATACTAAAGCCATAATCGCTGCAAATTGAATAATAATTTCAAATGCTTTATTTGCATTATTTTGTTCTAAACCTAGAACTTCACTTAAAAATATTAAGTGACCTGTTGAAGATACGGGGATAAATTCTGTAATACCTTCAATTATTCCCAAAAATATGGCATCGAATATTGTCATTAGATTCTCTTTTCTGTAGTTAATTTTAAAAAGAGTTTTAATGCTCTTTTTTCTTTGTAAGTAATATCATAATCTATTCTTTGAAGATAGTTTAAAATATCATTTTTTGCAATTCCACTTCTTTGTGAATATATTTCTAAAATATATTGAGGAATTTTTACTCTTCTTTTATCAAAGTTTTTTGTAATATTTTTTAATCTTTTCTCATATTTGTTATAGCATAAAGTTGCAAATACAAAAGGAAGATTAAATTTGTTTTGCCAAGCTTTTGCTAAATCTATTATCTCTTCAGGATTTTCTTTTTTCTTATTTGCTAAGTGAAATTTCAGAGCTTTATCACCAATAATTACTTCTCCTTCAAGACCCAAAACTTTTGCGAGAGCATTTGATGTTTTTGATTGAAAATCATCTTTTGCTTTTCTATTTGGTAAAATAAAAACAGAATCAACATAATCTCTAGCAATTATTCCAAAATCTAAAAAATTTTCATTTCTTGAACCAATTGAAGAGATAAAAGCACTATGAACTTTTCTTTTTTTGAAATTATTTGTGATTATAGATGGATATGATTTTTTATACTCAATACTAGCTCTTAATTGATTTGATTTTATATTTTTTTTTATATAAATATGAAAGGGAAGTAAGTTAATAAAATCTATCTTTGAAAAAATCATAAAAAATGCCTTTAATTTCTTTAAACTAAAGTAGATATAATAGTATAAAATTAATAAGAGAGGGTTAAATATGGTAAAAGTTGAATTTTTAGGTCCTATTAATAAAGATGATATGAATATTGAAATAAGAAATTTAAAAGAACTTAGTGATATTTTAAAAAAAGATGATGAAATATTGTCTTGGCTCGAAACATGTGCTGTTGCTGTAAATGATACTCTTGTATCAAATAGAGATTTTGAATTAAAAAGTGGAGATAAAATAAGTTTATTACCACCAGTTTGTGGAGGATAAATTTTGTTTAGTGAAGATTTACAACTGCATAAAAATGATTTAGAAATAGAAAAAATACATAATGCTTGGTATGAAAAATATAAGAATTTAAATTATGGAGCATTTATTACTTTTGTAGGAATAATAAGAGATGAAGGTGGGATAAGTGGACTTTCATTTGATGTTTATGAACCAATTTTAAGAAAATGGTTTACTTCTTGGCAAGAAAAAGCAAAGCAAAAAGGAGCAATAGTTTTTATGGCTCATAGTGTTGGAGATGTTTTAAATCATAAAAGCTCATATATAGCAGGAGTTTGTAGTCCACAAAGAAGAGTTGCTTTAGAGTTAATAGATGAATATGTTGAAGATTTTAAGAAAAATGCTCCAATTTGGAAGTATGATTTATTAAATAACGATAGAATTTATGCAAAAGATAGAAGCCAGAAAATCGATGGTGCAGGTATTTTAGCATGAATAATAAAATAAAAAAACAAAGAGTAGATCTTCACAATCACACAGTTTTGTGTAATCATGCTGAAGGAACTGTTGAAGAGTATATAAAAAGAGCAATAGAACTTGGAATTACTGAATATGGCTTTGCTTGTCACGCTCCTATGAATTATGATCCAAAATATAGAATGAAATTAGAAGAGAGAGCTTTATATGAATCTTGGGTAAATGAAGTAAAAGAGAAATATAAAAAAGATATAAAAGTTCTTTTGGCCTATGAAGTTGATTATTTAAAAGGTTTTATGCTTGATGAAATTATAAATGCAAAAGTTGATTATTTAATAGGTTCAGTGCATTTCTTACAAAATAAGAATGATATGTGGGGCTTTGATAATCCTGAGTTTATAGGTGTTTATAAGTCAAAAGATATAGATTCTATTTGGACAGAATATTTTGATGCAATTAAAGAGATGGCAAAAACTCAATATTTTGATATTGTTGGGCATTTAGATTTGATAAAAGTATTTAAATATTTACCAAAGAAAGATGTAAGATTAATAGCAAAAGATGCATTAAAAGAGATAAAAAAATCAAATATGGTTTTAGAAATAAATCCAGCAGGACTTAGAAAACCAGTTGAAGAAGCTTATCCTTCAATACCACTTTTAGAAGAGGCATTCTCTTTGGGAATTGATATAACTTTTGGTTCAGATGCTCATAAGGTTGAACATATAGGTTTTGGGTATGAAGATGTTACAAAACTTGCAAAAAGTATAGGATATACTAAATGTGTAAGTTTTGAGAAAAAAGATAGAAGATTAATTGAATTTTAGATAAAATCTTAGCTTAAAATTTTTGGAGTGTTTTATGGCAAAATTTGTAAATAATGTAGAAGAGTTTTTTAGTTTTTGTAGTGAAAATGAAGTTAAATTTGTTGACTTTAGATTTACAGATTTAAAAGGTACTTGGCACCATGTAACATATAATTTCAAAGTAATAAATAATGATTTATTAGAAAATGGAATGCCTTTTGATGGAGCTTCTATTGAAGCTTGGCAACCAATTCATAAATCAGATATGATTTTAAAACCAGATGTTGAAACAGCATTTTTGGATCCATTTACTGCTGATAGCACAGTTATTGTTATTTGTGATGTTTATGATATTTATGAAAATCAAATGTATGAAAAATGTCCAAGATCTATTGCTAAAAGAGCTGTAAAAGCTCTTGAAGAATCAAATGTTGGAGATGTAGCATATTTTGGACCAGAAAATGAGTTTTTCATTTTTGAAGATGTAAAAATAAAAGATACAGTAAATGAATCACACTATAAAGTTGATAGTGAAGATGGTGAATGGAATGATGATAGAAGTTATGAAGGTGGAAATATTGGGCATAGAAGTAGACTAAAAGGTGGATATTTTCCAGTAGCTCCAATTGATAATGGTGTTGATTTAAGAGCTGAAATGATGCAAATTTTAGAACAAGTTGGACTAGAAGTTGTATTAGGTCATCACGAAGTAGCACAAGGACAACACGAAATAGGTATTGTTTATGGTGATTTAATAGAAGCTAGTGATAATGTTCAAAAACTTAAATATGTTGTAAAAATGGTTGCACATTTAAATGGAAAATCAGCAACATTTATGCCAAAACCACTTTATGGAGACAATGGAAGTGGAATGCATGTACATCAATCTATTTGGAAAAATGGTAAAAACCTTTTCTATAAAGAGGGAGAATACGGTAAATTAAGTGATATGGCAAGATGGTATATTGGTGGAGTATTTAAACACGCACGAGCTGTTGCAGCGTTTACAAATCCATCTACAAATTCGTATAAAAGATTGATTCCAGGATTTGAAGCACCATCAATTTTAACTTACTCTTCTCAAAATAGAAGTGCATCTTGTAGAATTCCTTATGGAGCTGGTGAAAAATCAACAAGAGTTGAGATGAGATTCCCTGATTCAACTGCTTGTCCATATTTAGCGTTTGCTGCTATGCTTATGGCTGGACTTGATGGAATAAAAAATAGATATGAACCAATAGGACCTATGGATGATGATTTATTTGAATTGACTTTAGATGAGATAAGAGAAAGAGATATTCCTCAAATGCCACATACTTTAAGAGGTTCATTAGAAGCTTTAATTAGAGATAATGAATTTTTAAGACCAGCATTTACTAAAAAAATGATAGATACATATCAAAACTTTAAATTTGAAACACAAGTTTGGCCTTATGAAGCTAGACCTACACCTTTTGAATTTAAAACAATGTATTCTTGCTAATTTTAAAAGGTAGTTTTCTACCTTTTAAAAACTAACTCTTTTTAATATATTTACTAGCTTTATAAAATGCAAATAAAACAAGAGATATTAAAAATATTGTAATCTCAACTTTTGAAATAACATCAATATTTATTTTTGTTTTTGATTCAAATTCTACTTCCATAAATTCTACAATATCGATTCCCATAGAAAAAATAGTAAATAGAGTTAAAAATAGAAGAATATATTGAATTACTTTACTAGCATCTGATTTCTCTTTATTTTCAATTACTTCATGAATTTCTAAGAAATTCTCCTCAGATTTCTCAAATATATCTTTTTGTACTTCAAAATCTTCAATCTCTCTTTGAATAGATGTAAAGCTATTTATATTTTCACTATAATTTAGCTCTTCAAGCCTAGATTTTTGTAAAAAATATCTATTTACTCTATGCATTTCAAATAATTTTATAGACTCAATGATAGTTGGAGATTCAATATCAATATGGAAGAGTTGATTTGTATATATTTGAGTTGATTTTTTATAAATTACACTCTCTTTTAGAGTTAAGGAGTCTAAATCTAATAAAGAAGATATATGTTCTTTATCCAAAATATGGCTATACCAAAGAACTGAAGAGTTATAAATAGTTGCTTCATAATTACTATTTTCAAAAGCAACAATAGTTGATTTTGAGTTAATATTTTCATTTGAGTAGAAATCTTTGATATTTTGACAAGAGTTTGTATCTGATAAAAAACAATGCACTCTAAATGAGAAAGAGTTTTTATTTAGCTCTTTTATATTTATATCTTTATTTTTTTCTCTATCTAATAAAGTTGCATACATATAATTAGAAGAAAAGCTAAGAAGTTTTTGTGCTTCTAAATCAATATTTATTTTATGAACAAGTTCAAAAAATCTATTTAGATAAATTATTGTGAATTTATCTAATAATTCATCAAAAGATATGATTTTTAACTCATCTATTTTGAAATATATCTCAAGTGATGTAATACCATCTGAATGAACTTTTAAAGATAAACTATCTATATATTTATCTAGTTCAAAATCTTGATTAAATATATTTTTGAAGTTTTTAATCTCAAATTTTAAATAACTATTAGATTTTAGAAAGAATCTAGTAAACCAGTAGTTTTCTAATGAAATAGTAGAAAAACTATTACTCTTTAAAGAGTTTAATTCCTCTACTGATTTTAGATTTGTTAAATCTAATTTAGCACAAGTATAGAAGACTAAGTTCTCTACAATATACATTTTTAACCCCTAAAATTATATTATTCGTAAAACTCTAATTCAGTAAATCCATCAAAAACATTTCTGCTATTTAACTCATCAAACATATCAATATTTTTAAATTCATCCATAGTTACAATATTTGTAATCTCATCAGCTTCAATACCATCTTCAATTGCTTGTAAAATATCTTTTTTTAGTTTATTAAAATAATTTTCTGTATGTTTTATAGCATTTTTATCAACAATAGTTCCATGACCAGCTACAAGAGTTTGCCAAGGATAAGTAGATAATAAATCAAGAACTTTGAGTGTTCCAATTATTGAGCCATCACGATTTGAAGTGATTCTTTCGTTCATTACAATATCACCTGTAAACATTGTTTTGCTATTTTCTAAATATACCATTAAATCATTGTTTGTATGAGCTTTATATGGAATATGTAAAATTTTGAAAACTTTATTATCAATTTCTAAAGTCAAATCTTTTTCAACAATAATATCAGCTTTTATAATTTTTGTATTTTCTAGTTCTTTCTTATCTAAAATCTTAAAAATTCTTGGTTTTGAAGAACTAGTATAGTTTGTATTTATAGATTTTGGAGCATAGATTTTAGAGTTAAAATTATCTTTATAAAAACTGTTACCAAGCCAATGATCATCGTGTTCATGAGTAATTATAATATTACTTACAGGTAACTCTTCGATTTTTTTCATAGCATTATATGCTTGAGAAGCAAAATTATAACTAGTTCCACTATCTATTAAAACATATGATTTATCTGTTTTAACATAACATGAATTTGCCATAAAACCACCATTTTCTTTTGATGGAACTTCAGTTTTTCCAAAAAAGCACCAAACATCAGATGAAACTTTGATTGGTTTTAAATTGTAATCAAAAGCAAAAAGAAAACCAGATAATAAAAATATAGAAACAACTATTCTCATATTTAAAAATTCTCCTTAATTTTATAATCAAAAATTATATTGTAATATCTCTTTTAAATAAGTAATAAAAATGATAAAAGGTAAATTATGGATAAGAAAAAAGAGATGGTATTTAATTTAAATAATTTTTTATTGGCATTTGCTGATTTTTTTGATAGTAAAAAAAGAGCATATATATCTTTAAATATTGCAATTGAATTAAATTATGATGATAGAAAACTAGCTGATATTACAGCCCTAGCATTGGCTTATGATTTAGGACTTGAAGCTTTGGAAAATTTTTCTTTTTTAGATAAAAATATTTTAAAAGATAAAGATGTTTTAGAAATAGTAGATTTCTCAAATAAGTTAGTATTAAATAATGAGTTTAATAAAAATAGCATAAATAATAAAAAAGTGATTTTAGAATTTATAGATAAAAGTTCATGTAATGAAGATATAAAAGATGTATTAATAGAGTTGATATCTAAGGTTTCATTTCATTTAGATTTAGAAAACTCAAATGAAATAGTACTTTTCATATATTCAAAATTAAATGATTTTACAATAGTTTTAAAATTTGAAGATATCTTAAAAATGAGTATGAAATTCAACTCTTTTGTAGAAAAAGATTCAAAAATTGTAGAAAAAGCAGAACTTTTAGCAAACTATTTTGAGTTTGAACATAAAGATAAAGAGCTTTTTAAAATTGCTTCAAGCTTACAAAATATTGGAAAACTTGCACTTTGTAATGATAAAAATAAGAATAATTTTAATATATATCCTTACTATACAAAAATAGCACTAAGCCAAATAATGCAGTTTGATGATATTGTAAAGCTTTGTAAAAATGTTGAAGAAAGATTGGATGGGAGTGGATTATTCAATCTTGAAGCAAAGGATTTGAGTTTTAAAGATAGGTTATTAATCTCTTTAGTTTTTTATAATAATCTTTTAAAAGAGGATTTAAATCATGAAGAAATAATAAGTAATATGAAAAAAGAAGCTAAACTTGGGAAAATCG
This window harbors:
- a CDS encoding undecaprenyl-diphosphate phosphatase, producing the protein MTIFDAIFLGIIEGITEFIPVSSTGHLIFLSEVLGLEQNNANKAFEIIIQFAAIMALVFVYPSKFTFKHINLWTKIFLAFIPIGIVGFIFSNQIKALFSIQIVAWMFIIGGIIFLIVEKFYDEKKSHINDVEDVSLKQAMWIGFAQIFALIPGTSRAGASIIGAMIVGLNRKASAEFSFLLAVPVMCATTFYDVLKHYEEILQTGNLLPLIIGFIVSFLVAFIVIKLFLKFLEKFTFVAFGIYRIIFGILILVLF
- a CDS encoding MqnA/MqnD/SBP family protein; the encoded protein is MIFSKIDFINLLPFHIYIKKNIKSNQLRASIEYKKSYPSIITNNFKKRKVHSAFISSIGSRNENFLDFGIIARDYVDSVFILPNRKAKDDFQSKTSNALAKVLGLEGEVIIGDKALKFHLANKKKENPEEIIDLAKAWQNKFNLPFVFATLCYNKYEKRLKNITKNFDKRRVKIPQYILEIYSQRSGIAKNDILNYLQRIDYDITYKEKRALKLFLKLTTEKRI
- a CDS encoding MoaD/ThiS family protein; this encodes MVKVEFLGPINKDDMNIEIRNLKELSDILKKDDEILSWLETCAVAVNDTLVSNRDFELKSGDKISLLPPVCGG
- a CDS encoding molybdopterin synthase catalytic subunit, producing MFSEDLQLHKNDLEIEKIHNAWYEKYKNLNYGAFITFVGIIRDEGGISGLSFDVYEPILRKWFTSWQEKAKQKGAIVFMAHSVGDVLNHKSSYIAGVCSPQRRVALELIDEYVEDFKKNAPIWKYDLLNNDRIYAKDRSQKIDGAGILA
- the hisJ gene encoding histidinol-phosphatase HisJ, with translation MNNKIKKQRVDLHNHTVLCNHAEGTVEEYIKRAIELGITEYGFACHAPMNYDPKYRMKLEERALYESWVNEVKEKYKKDIKVLLAYEVDYLKGFMLDEIINAKVDYLIGSVHFLQNKNDMWGFDNPEFIGVYKSKDIDSIWTEYFDAIKEMAKTQYFDIVGHLDLIKVFKYLPKKDVRLIAKDALKEIKKSNMVLEINPAGLRKPVEEAYPSIPLLEEAFSLGIDITFGSDAHKVEHIGFGYEDVTKLAKSIGYTKCVSFEKKDRRLIEF
- the glnA gene encoding type I glutamate--ammonia ligase translates to MAKFVNNVEEFFSFCSENEVKFVDFRFTDLKGTWHHVTYNFKVINNDLLENGMPFDGASIEAWQPIHKSDMILKPDVETAFLDPFTADSTVIVICDVYDIYENQMYEKCPRSIAKRAVKALEESNVGDVAYFGPENEFFIFEDVKIKDTVNESHYKVDSEDGEWNDDRSYEGGNIGHRSRLKGGYFPVAPIDNGVDLRAEMMQILEQVGLEVVLGHHEVAQGQHEIGIVYGDLIEASDNVQKLKYVVKMVAHLNGKSATFMPKPLYGDNGSGMHVHQSIWKNGKNLFYKEGEYGKLSDMARWYIGGVFKHARAVAAFTNPSTNSYKRLIPGFEAPSILTYSSQNRSASCRIPYGAGEKSTRVEMRFPDSTACPYLAFAAMLMAGLDGIKNRYEPIGPMDDDLFELTLDEIRERDIPQMPHTLRGSLEALIRDNEFLRPAFTKKMIDTYQNFKFETQVWPYEARPTPFEFKTMYSC
- a CDS encoding MBL fold metallo-hydrolase, with the translated sequence MRIVVSIFLLSGFLFAFDYNLKPIKVSSDVWCFFGKTEVPSKENGGFMANSCYVKTDKSYVLIDSGTSYNFASQAYNAMKKIEELPVSNIIITHEHDDHWLGNSFYKDNFNSKIYAPKSINTNYTSSSKPRIFKILDKKELENTKIIKADIIVEKDLTLEIDNKVFKILHIPYKAHTNNDLMVYLENSKTMFTGDIVMNERITSNRDGSIIGTLKVLDLLSTYPWQTLVAGHGTIVDKNAIKHTENYFNKLKKDILQAIEDGIEADEITNIVTMDEFKNIDMFDELNSRNVFDGFTELEFYE
- a CDS encoding HD domain-containing phosphohydrolase, which translates into the protein MDKKKEMVFNLNNFLLAFADFFDSKKRAYISLNIAIELNYDDRKLADITALALAYDLGLEALENFSFLDKNILKDKDVLEIVDFSNKLVLNNEFNKNSINNKKVILEFIDKSSCNEDIKDVLIELISKVSFHLDLENSNEIVLFIYSKLNDFTIVLKFEDILKMSMKFNSFVEKDSKIVEKAELLANYFEFEHKDKELFKIASSLQNIGKLALCNDKNKNNFNIYPYYTKIALSQIMQFDDIVKLCKNVEERLDGSGLFNLEAKDLSFKDRLLISLVFYNNLLKEDLNHEEIISNMKKEAKLGKIDESIVDIFDKLFIN